Proteins encoded in a region of the Flavobacteriaceae bacterium HL-DH10 genome:
- a CDS encoding dienelactone hydrolase family protein: protein MKKLTKEDINQEVFDLYDDYAHNKIDRRQFVEKLSLYAVGSITVGSLLSFITPNYVDTLLVQPDDPNLDSNYITYSSPKGGGTIKGLLSKPKDSTNKLPGIIVVHENRGLNPYIEDVGRRAALEGFISLAPDALSPLGGYPGNDDEGRTLQRQRDRNEMLEDFIAAYNYLSNHKNCNGKIGVVGFCFGGWIANMMAVKLPTLKAAVPFYGGQPSAEDAAKIKAPLLLQYAGLDTRVNAGWTDYETVLKENNIEHTAYFYPEVNHGFHNNTTPRYDDKAATLAWDRTVAFFKEKLK, encoded by the coding sequence ATGAAAAAACTAACTAAAGAAGATATTAACCAAGAAGTTTTTGATTTATATGATGACTATGCCCATAACAAAATTGATAGACGTCAATTTGTTGAAAAACTTTCGCTCTATGCTGTTGGTAGTATTACGGTAGGATCCCTTTTGAGCTTTATCACTCCAAATTATGTCGATACTCTTTTGGTACAGCCAGATGATCCCAATCTAGATTCAAACTATATTACCTATTCGTCTCCCAAAGGTGGTGGTACCATTAAAGGTCTTTTATCTAAACCAAAAGATTCAACGAATAAGTTACCAGGAATTATTGTTGTTCATGAAAATCGTGGTCTAAACCCATATATTGAAGATGTTGGTAGACGTGCAGCTCTTGAAGGCTTTATTTCTCTGGCTCCAGATGCGTTATCGCCTTTAGGGGGTTATCCTGGGAATGATGATGAAGGTCGCACATTACAACGCCAGCGAGATAGAAATGAAATGCTTGAAGATTTCATTGCTGCTTATAATTACTTAAGCAATCACAAAAATTGTAATGGGAAAATAGGCGTTGTAGGATTTTGTTTTGGCGGCTGGATTGCTAATATGATGGCTGTAAAGCTGCCAACGTTAAAAGCTGCGGTTCCGTTTTATGGCGGACAACCATCAGCAGAAGATGCTGCTAAAATAAAAGCACCTCTATTGCTACAATATGCTGGATTAGACACTCGTGTAAATGCAGGTTGGACAGACTATGAAACCGTTCTTAAAGAAAACAACATTGAGCATACCGCATATTTTTACCCAGAAGTAAATCATGGGTTTCATAATAATACCACACCACGTTATGATGACAAAGCAGCTACATTAGCTTGGGATAGAACGGTAGCATTTTTTAAAGAAAAACTTAAATAA
- a CDS encoding MG2 domain-containing protein: MKHTLSILMIILFANLSNAQTNDYKNLWSKVDTFEMQGLPKSALKIVETIKKQATKDKNKPQLIKTMLFKSKFALILEENAQLKIINDFKTEIEKSTFPTKNILESLLANLYWQYFKQNRWQFYNRTKTSEKVDTTDFRTWDLQTLFNEIHIHFQSSLQNGLMLQSEALNTYEAILKLQKESQVYRPTLFDFLNHNALEFYKTNESNITKPAYKFEINNPDFLCDSEVFSTLTITSKDSTSLQLNAIKIYQNLIQFHLKDKSPLALADVNIERLKFINQNATFNDKEALLLATLETESNQIKPHEATALYDFEMASIYVKQSIKYKPNNETNRWKAKEAIEICNNIISKFPKSKGAEKCKILKQQIELQTLQITTENFLPIQKNARLLVRYKNIDQLQFKIFKISRKQLEKLNKTYRKDEQLKFIEKLNVTSDWNSILRNENDYQTHTTEILVPKLNNGTYLIFANLKSNSETFAFSTIQVTNLGLVETDSENYKTFQVIDRINGKPIVDAKVELSFQENNSQNILTENHTTDTKGLITIKKDNDRYRNITAKVNYENDLAYFGDYYVNRKYKKKKEKTIYKSFLFTDRSIYRPGQTVYFKGIAMKTENSKSEIIPDESVFATLYDTNGQQISDLNFDTNEFGSFSGEFILPNGGLTGQYYIEISSVFLPIKENYYFSVEEYKRPKFETKFTPVTETYKVNDSVTIKGHALAYAGSNITDAKVVYRVHRKVEYPRWYYWYRPRFNSESQEITHGETITDEEGTFEIIFKAQPDQSVDKTSLPIFKYEITADVTDLNGETRSATTLVNVGYHALIANMSIANLLDKTKKTHAININTKNLNGEFVPANGVIKIYKLKAPNSVLRPRPWAAPDYQDISEETFKNLFPHDAYHNEHNSNHWEKGDLVFNKLFNTNKSKTLKLGNIKKWESGQYIITLESKDRFGQIVKDEIKTTLYSDTDKTLADHQLFSITSNKSSYNTGDTAIITLASAAYNLNVTVSIEKKNKVTQTQIIHLNNNKNTISIPITNEDVGGFSIQYSFAAFNSFESANLNISVPYSKTDLDIETITFRDKLQPGTDETWSFKIKGPQGDKVSAELLASMYDASLDQFKPHTWNFNPINNPTFYSYNQGNARQSFGIRNFRVYNTRRSLYYPQQYYDQFNWFGLDLRGSKRYSITSALRGRVAGVQIVEDEMEVEEITMFNSESDLDEVVTVGYGTQKKNDLVGNSIKDRTSISLNEQPNFDNIKIRKNLQETAFFFPQLKTDQAGNISFSFTTPEALTQWKLQLLAHTKTLESTTKTLTTVTQKELMVIPNAPRFLREGDYITISSKIANLTEKELSGEVILILTDAISGKDISSKLFHKQANSPLSEEPEKAFTALAKGNIQVSWNLSIPEDIQAVQYKIIAKSGTFSDGEQNVLPVLSNRILVTETLPMWIRSNETKTFTLDKLKNTSNALSTSSSTTLKNHKLTLEMTSNPAWYAVQALPYLMEYPYECNEQTFSKYYANALASHIANSNPRIQDVFNQWKSQDVLISNLEKNEELKSILIQETPWLRDAQSETEQKKRIALLFDLNKMNSELQSAMRKLENNQMTSGGWAWFNGGRENRYITQHIITGFGHLNKLSVTLSAVEGSKMTEKAIEYLDAQFIKEYKDIRKYDVKTDLSKDHLSYTQLHYLYMRSFYSEIKKSKEVETVMAYYQTQIQKYWLNRSLYSKGLMALVSHRNKDSKTASEILKSLKETSITSEELGMYWKSNTNSWYWYQAPIETQSLLIEAFSEIENETEIIDNLKVWLLKNKQTNRWKTTKATTEAVYALLLQGSDWLSVTDMVDVVIGGQHIEPSKLENEKIESGTGYYKTVWNSQEIKPKMANVTLTKKGKGIAWGSLNWQYFEDLDKITTAETPLKLSKKLFLKTNTDLGEEISEITEKTHLKVGDLVRVRIELRSDRAMEFVHMKDMRASGLEPINVLSEYKWQDGLGYYEATKDASTNFFFDYLPKGVYVFEYDLRVNNAGHMSNGITTIQSMYAPEFSSHSKGERINIERF; encoded by the coding sequence ATGAAACACACACTATCTATATTAATGATAATCCTTTTTGCTAATTTATCTAATGCGCAAACCAATGATTATAAAAACCTCTGGAGTAAAGTTGACACTTTTGAAATGCAAGGTTTACCAAAATCGGCTTTAAAAATTGTTGAAACCATTAAAAAGCAAGCCACAAAAGACAAAAACAAACCACAGCTTATAAAAACTATGCTTTTTAAAAGCAAGTTTGCATTGATTTTAGAAGAAAATGCACAATTAAAAATTATAAATGACTTTAAAACTGAAATAGAAAAAAGTACATTTCCAACAAAAAATATTTTAGAAAGTTTACTTGCTAATTTATACTGGCAATATTTTAAACAAAATAGGTGGCAATTTTACAATAGAACTAAAACATCTGAAAAAGTTGATACTACAGATTTTAGAACTTGGGATTTACAAACGCTTTTTAACGAAATTCATATCCATTTTCAAAGCTCGTTACAAAACGGATTGATGCTTCAATCTGAAGCTTTAAACACTTACGAAGCTATATTAAAACTTCAAAAAGAATCTCAAGTTTACAGACCCACGTTGTTCGATTTTCTAAATCATAATGCTTTAGAATTTTACAAAACGAATGAATCAAACATAACCAAACCTGCTTATAAGTTTGAAATTAATAATCCTGATTTTTTATGTGATTCTGAGGTTTTTTCAACTTTAACCATCACATCTAAAGATTCAACTTCGTTGCAGCTGAATGCTATAAAAATTTATCAGAATTTAATTCAGTTTCATTTAAAAGATAAATCACCTTTAGCCTTAGCTGATGTTAACATAGAACGCCTAAAATTCATAAACCAAAACGCTACTTTCAATGATAAAGAAGCTCTTTTATTAGCAACATTAGAAACTGAAAGTAACCAAATAAAACCTCATGAAGCAACTGCTTTATATGATTTTGAAATGGCCTCCATTTACGTTAAACAAAGTATAAAATACAAACCTAATAATGAAACCAATCGTTGGAAAGCTAAAGAAGCTATAGAAATTTGTAATAACATTATTTCTAAATTCCCTAAAAGTAAAGGCGCTGAAAAATGTAAAATTTTAAAACAACAAATTGAGTTACAAACGCTTCAAATTACCACTGAAAATTTCCTTCCCATCCAAAAAAACGCACGTCTGCTTGTACGTTATAAAAACATAGACCAACTTCAATTTAAAATTTTTAAAATTAGCAGAAAGCAATTAGAAAAACTAAATAAAACATACAGAAAAGACGAGCAGTTAAAGTTTATTGAAAAGCTAAATGTAACAAGTGATTGGAATAGTATTTTACGAAACGAAAATGATTATCAAACGCATACCACAGAAATTTTAGTTCCAAAACTAAACAACGGTACGTATTTAATTTTTGCGAATTTAAAAAGCAATAGTGAAACCTTTGCTTTTAGTACCATACAAGTTACCAATTTAGGATTGGTTGAAACCGATAGCGAAAATTACAAAACGTTTCAAGTTATTGATAGAATTAACGGCAAACCAATTGTTGACGCTAAAGTTGAACTTAGTTTTCAAGAGAATAATAGTCAAAACATACTAACTGAAAATCATACAACAGACACAAAAGGACTCATAACTATTAAAAAGGATAACGACCGCTATAGAAACATTACGGCAAAGGTTAACTACGAAAACGACTTAGCTTATTTTGGAGATTACTATGTTAACCGAAAATACAAAAAGAAAAAAGAAAAAACTATTTATAAATCGTTCTTATTTACAGATAGAAGCATTTACAGACCAGGGCAAACAGTTTATTTTAAAGGTATTGCTATGAAAACTGAAAATAGCAAATCTGAAATAATTCCAGACGAATCAGTTTTTGCCACATTATACGATACAAACGGTCAACAAATTTCAGACTTAAATTTTGACACCAACGAATTTGGTTCATTCTCAGGAGAATTCATACTACCTAACGGAGGTCTTACAGGACAATATTACATTGAAATCTCCTCTGTCTTTTTACCGATTAAAGAAAACTATTACTTCTCAGTAGAAGAATATAAACGTCCAAAATTTGAAACTAAATTTACTCCTGTAACCGAAACCTATAAAGTTAACGATTCAGTAACCATAAAAGGTCATGCATTGGCTTATGCTGGCAGTAACATTACTGATGCCAAAGTGGTATATCGTGTACACCGAAAGGTAGAATACCCACGTTGGTATTATTGGTACCGACCAAGATTTAACAGCGAGTCTCAAGAAATAACACATGGAGAAACTATTACAGATGAAGAAGGCACATTTGAAATTATTTTTAAAGCGCAACCAGACCAAAGCGTAGATAAAACTAGTTTGCCAATTTTTAAATATGAAATCACTGCCGATGTTACCGATTTAAATGGCGAAACACGAAGTGCTACAACCCTAGTTAATGTTGGATATCATGCCTTAATAGCCAATATGTCAATTGCAAATCTTTTAGATAAAACTAAAAAGACACATGCCATTAATATTAATACCAAAAATTTAAATGGCGAGTTTGTTCCAGCAAATGGCGTTATTAAAATTTATAAACTAAAAGCACCAAATAGTGTTTTAAGACCGCGACCTTGGGCAGCTCCAGATTATCAAGACATTTCTGAAGAAACTTTTAAAAACCTATTTCCGCATGATGCATATCATAATGAGCATAATTCTAACCATTGGGAAAAAGGCGATTTAGTTTTTAATAAATTATTTAATACCAATAAATCAAAAACCTTAAAATTAGGCAACATTAAAAAATGGGAATCAGGTCAGTACATTATTACTCTAGAAAGCAAAGACAGGTTTGGACAAATTGTAAAAGACGAGATTAAAACAACACTTTATAGCGATACGGATAAAACTTTGGCAGACCATCAGCTATTTAGTATTACAAGTAATAAGTCTAGTTATAACACAGGCGATACAGCTATTATAACGTTGGCTTCGGCGGCCTATAATTTAAACGTAACCGTTTCTATTGAGAAGAAAAACAAGGTTACACAAACACAGATTATTCATTTAAACAACAATAAAAACACTATCAGCATTCCTATAACAAATGAAGACGTTGGTGGCTTTTCGATACAGTATAGTTTTGCTGCTTTTAATAGTTTTGAATCTGCTAACTTAAATATTTCTGTACCGTATTCTAAAACTGATTTAGATATTGAAACCATCACCTTTAGAGATAAATTACAACCAGGTACTGATGAAACGTGGAGTTTTAAAATTAAAGGTCCACAAGGTGATAAAGTAAGTGCCGAGTTATTAGCAAGTATGTACGATGCATCATTAGATCAATTCAAACCCCATACTTGGAATTTTAATCCCATTAATAATCCGACGTTTTATTCATATAATCAAGGTAATGCGAGACAGAGTTTTGGGATACGTAATTTCAGGGTTTATAACACAAGACGAAGTCTTTATTATCCACAACAATATTACGACCAATTCAATTGGTTTGGATTAGACTTAAGAGGATCGAAAAGATATAGTATTACATCTGCTTTACGAGGAAGAGTTGCTGGAGTTCAAATTGTGGAAGATGAGATGGAAGTAGAAGAAATTACGATGTTTAATTCTGAATCTGATTTAGATGAAGTTGTAACTGTTGGTTATGGTACCCAAAAGAAAAATGACTTAGTTGGCAATAGTATAAAGGATAGGACTTCAATAAGTTTGAATGAACAACCAAACTTCGACAACATAAAAATCCGTAAAAACCTTCAAGAAACAGCCTTTTTCTTTCCTCAGTTAAAAACAGATCAAGCAGGTAACATAAGTTTTAGCTTCACCACTCCCGAGGCTCTAACCCAATGGAAATTGCAATTATTAGCACATACCAAAACATTAGAAAGTACGACTAAAACATTAACAACAGTAACTCAAAAAGAATTGATGGTGATACCAAACGCACCACGTTTTTTACGCGAAGGCGATTATATTACTATCAGTTCTAAAATTGCAAACCTAACAGAAAAAGAACTTTCTGGAGAAGTCATTTTAATATTAACAGATGCCATTTCTGGGAAAGATATTTCCAGTAAACTTTTCCATAAACAAGCTAATTCTCCCCTTTCGGAAGAGCCAGAGAAGGCTTTTACCGCTCTTGCAAAAGGCAATATACAAGTATCATGGAATTTGTCGATTCCTGAAGATATACAAGCAGTGCAATATAAAATAATAGCTAAATCAGGAACCTTTAGTGATGGTGAACAAAATGTATTGCCTGTTTTATCAAACAGAATATTGGTTACTGAAACGTTGCCCATGTGGATTCGCTCTAATGAAACAAAAACATTCACTTTGGATAAGTTAAAAAATACTTCGAATGCGCTCAGTACAAGCTCCTCAACAACACTCAAAAACCACAAACTGACTTTGGAAATGACTTCCAATCCTGCATGGTATGCAGTACAGGCGCTTCCTTATTTAATGGAATATCCTTACGAGTGTAACGAACAAACGTTTAGTAAATATTATGCCAATGCATTAGCAAGTCATATTGCAAATTCAAACCCTAGAATTCAAGACGTATTTAATCAATGGAAGTCTCAGGATGTACTTATTTCTAATCTTGAAAAAAATGAAGAGCTTAAGTCTATTTTAATTCAAGAAACACCTTGGCTACGTGATGCACAAAGTGAAACCGAACAGAAAAAACGTATCGCATTATTATTTGATTTAAATAAAATGAATAGTGAATTACAATCGGCAATGCGTAAATTAGAAAATAACCAAATGACCTCAGGAGGTTGGGCTTGGTTTAATGGCGGACGAGAAAACCGATACATTACCCAACATATTATTACTGGTTTTGGTCATTTAAACAAGTTAAGCGTCACCCTGAGCGCAGTCGAAGGGTCTAAAATGACAGAAAAAGCTATCGAATATTTAGATGCTCAATTTATAAAAGAATACAAAGACATTAGAAAATATGATGTAAAAACAGATTTATCTAAAGACCATTTAAGTTACACCCAATTACATTATTTATACATGCGAAGTTTTTATTCGGAAATAAAAAAATCGAAAGAAGTTGAAACTGTAATGGCATATTATCAAACTCAAATTCAGAAATACTGGTTAAATCGCTCTTTATATTCAAAAGGATTAATGGCTTTAGTATCGCATAGAAATAAGGATTCTAAAACAGCTTCTGAAATATTAAAGTCTTTAAAAGAAACGAGTATTACTTCAGAAGAGTTAGGCATGTATTGGAAATCAAATACCAATTCATGGTACTGGTATCAAGCGCCTATAGAAACACAATCTCTTTTAATTGAGGCTTTTTCTGAAATTGAAAACGAAACAGAAATCATTGATAATTTAAAAGTATGGCTTCTTAAAAATAAGCAAACAAACCGTTGGAAAACCACCAAAGCAACTACCGAAGCGGTGTATGCCTTATTACTTCAAGGTAGCGATTGGTTAAGTGTAACGGATATGGTTGATGTGGTTATTGGCGGACAACACATTGAACCGTCAAAACTTGAAAATGAAAAAATTGAATCAGGCACAGGTTATTATAAAACGGTATGGAATTCTCAAGAAATTAAACCAAAAATGGCAAACGTTACTCTAACTAAAAAAGGCAAAGGAATTGCTTGGGGAAGTTTAAACTGGCAATATTTTGAAGATTTAGATAAGATCACAACTGCTGAAACACCTCTAAAATTGAGCAAAAAACTATTCCTTAAAACGAATACAGATTTAGGTGAGGAAATTTCAGAAATCACAGAAAAAACACATTTAAAAGTAGGCGACTTGGTTCGCGTTAGAATAGAATTACGAAGCGACCGTGCTATGGAGTTTGTTCATATGAAAGATATGAGAGCTTCTGGCTTAGAACCTATAAATGTTTTATCGGAATATAAATGGCAAGATGGTTTGGGATATTATGAAGCGACAAAAGATGCCTCAACAAACTTCTTTTTTGATTATTTACCAAAAGGGGTTTATGTTTTTGAATACGATTTACGTGTAAATAATGCAGGTCATATGAGTAATGGCATAACAACTATACAAAGTATGTATGCGCCAGAATTTAGCAGTCACAGCAAAGGCGAAAGAATTAATATAGAGAGATTTTAA
- a CDS encoding Mur ligase domain-containing protein, with amino-acid sequence MNVHFIAIGGSAMHNLAIALHNKGYQVTGSDDTIFEPSKSRLDTKGLLPEAFGWYPEKITQNLDAIVLGMHAKADNPELLKAQELGLKIYSYPEFLYEQAKHKTRVVIGGSHGKTTITSMILHVMHYHDRDVDYMVGAQLEGFDVMVKLTEDNDFMVLEGDEYLSSPIDMRPKFHLYKPNIALLSGIAWDHINVFPTYENYVEQFSIFVDSIVSGGSINYNEEDLEVKRVVEASQNTIRKLPYHTPEYTVENGETLLETPEGVLPIEVFGKHNLNNLAGAKWICQHMGVDEDDFYEAIATFKGASKRLEKIAESKNSVVYKDFAHSPSKVEATTKAVKEQYENRILVACLELHTYSSLNAEFLKEYKGALDAADVAVVFYSPNAVEIKKLKEVTHEQIANAFQRDDLIIYTNPDDFKAFLFSQNFDNKALLLMSSGNYGGLDFDAVKGLIK; translated from the coding sequence ATGAACGTACATTTTATAGCTATTGGAGGTTCTGCCATGCATAATTTAGCCATAGCATTACACAATAAAGGATACCAAGTAACAGGAAGCGATGATACTATTTTTGAACCTTCAAAATCTAGATTAGATACTAAAGGACTGTTGCCAGAAGCTTTTGGTTGGTATCCAGAGAAGATCACTCAAAATTTAGACGCTATAGTTTTAGGTATGCATGCAAAAGCTGATAATCCTGAGCTTTTAAAAGCCCAAGAATTAGGGCTTAAAATTTATAGTTACCCAGAGTTTTTGTACGAACAAGCTAAACACAAAACGCGAGTGGTTATTGGTGGTAGCCACGGTAAGACAACTATAACTTCTATGATTTTACACGTGATGCATTATCATGATCGCGATGTCGATTATATGGTAGGCGCACAATTAGAAGGTTTTGATGTGATGGTAAAACTTACCGAAGATAACGATTTCATGGTTTTAGAAGGGGATGAGTATTTAAGTTCCCCTATAGATATGCGCCCAAAATTTCATTTATACAAACCTAATATAGCTTTGTTGAGTGGTATCGCTTGGGATCATATCAATGTGTTTCCAACCTACGAGAATTATGTTGAGCAGTTTAGCATCTTTGTAGATTCCATTGTAAGTGGTGGTAGTATTAATTATAATGAAGAAGATCTAGAAGTTAAGCGCGTTGTTGAAGCGTCTCAAAATACCATTAGAAAACTGCCTTATCATACCCCGGAATATACCGTTGAAAATGGCGAAACACTTTTAGAAACTCCAGAAGGAGTATTACCCATTGAAGTTTTTGGAAAACATAACTTGAACAATTTAGCAGGAGCCAAGTGGATTTGCCAGCACATGGGTGTTGATGAAGATGATTTCTACGAAGCCATTGCCACGTTTAAAGGTGCAAGCAAGCGTTTAGAAAAAATAGCTGAAAGCAAAAACAGTGTGGTTTATAAAGATTTTGCACACTCACCAAGTAAAGTAGAAGCTACTACAAAAGCTGTGAAAGAGCAATACGAAAATAGAATTTTAGTGGCGTGTTTAGAATTGCATACGTATAGTAGTTTAAATGCGGAGTTTTTAAAAGAATATAAAGGAGCTTTAGATGCTGCCGATGTTGCTGTGGTATTCTATTCGCCAAATGCGGTAGAAATTAAAAAACTTAAAGAAGTCACACATGAGCAGATTGCGAATGCTTTTCAGCGTGATGATTTAATTATTTATACTAACCCAGACGATTTTAAAGCATTTTTATTCTCGCAGAATTTTGATAATAAAGCGTTGCTTTTAATGAGTTCGGGTAATTATGGCGGACTGGATTTTGATGCTGTTAAGGGACTTATAAAGTAG
- the radC gene encoding DNA repair protein RadC, producing the protein MQEKPSSFSIKNWSQDDQPREKLLYKGKATLSDAELVAILIGSGNREESAVALCKRILASVDNNLNELGKLSVKQLTEFKGIGEAKAITITAALELGRRRRGEQALEKKKITSSNSVFELMQPVIGDLQHEEFWVIYLNNSNKVIQKNQLSKGGITGTLVDVRLVIKSSLEVGATGLILAHNHPSGALKPSEADKHITSKLKIAAESLDIKVLDHLIITENAYFSFADEGIL; encoded by the coding sequence ATGCAAGAAAAACCATCATCATTTTCTATAAAGAATTGGAGCCAAGATGATCAGCCTCGTGAAAAATTATTGTATAAAGGTAAAGCTACGCTAAGCGATGCAGAGTTGGTTGCTATTTTAATAGGATCGGGTAACAGAGAAGAAAGCGCGGTAGCATTGTGTAAACGAATTTTAGCAAGTGTAGATAATAATTTAAACGAATTAGGAAAGTTGTCTGTTAAACAACTTACAGAGTTTAAAGGTATAGGAGAAGCAAAAGCCATAACAATTACTGCGGCTTTAGAATTAGGAAGACGTAGAAGAGGCGAACAGGCTTTAGAGAAAAAGAAAATAACGTCTAGTAATTCGGTTTTCGAACTTATGCAACCTGTTATTGGCGACTTGCAGCATGAAGAGTTTTGGGTTATCTATTTAAATAATTCGAACAAGGTAATTCAAAAAAATCAGTTAAGTAAAGGTGGTATTACAGGTACATTGGTAGATGTGCGTTTGGTTATTAAAAGTTCGTTAGAAGTTGGTGCTACAGGATTAATTTTAGCGCATAATCATCCGTCAGGGGCTTTGAAACCGAGTGAAGCCGATAAGCATATTACATCTAAATTAAAAATAGCTGCAGAAAGTTTAGATATAAAAGTATTAGACCACCTTATTATAACAGAAAATGCATACTTTAGTTTTGCTGATGAAGGAATATTATGA
- a CDS encoding polysaccharide deacetylase family protein, protein MLLVYTHKITPRVKYVFKHICTRVLGIQVSFTTKIEDFIAHDSLKMSYTKQQLGNEFFVKSHDILFEQGLSDVEINIHDWGTTKCFFYIGEKSSIPFDIFSASFYLLSRYEEYLPHVKDEYGRFTASESIAYKNNFLHQPVVDIWAYKFKAALQNQFPEFQYPEKSYRIKPIIDVPSAYTYKLKGIMRTLGGTIKDLFSFRFKSLYYRFMVILGFKHDPFDTFKYVINRQKQSKFKFLFFFMIGDYSTYDKGINANKKGFVSLIKHVADYSKVGLKTSFFAIDDASILKKEKIRIEEIINNPLKACRQSFSKLNLPESYRNYIELEIREDYTMGYVNEIGFRAGSCTPFLFYDLDYEIQTPLKICPYHLMDYALLKTKSLLDKKKVLNEVINEVKQVNGEFVPVFHNYTFSDDQRWSGFKELFNIILDSANDEA, encoded by the coding sequence ATGCTTTTAGTTTATACACATAAAATAACACCACGCGTAAAATATGTTTTTAAACATATTTGTACTAGAGTTTTAGGTATACAAGTGTCTTTTACAACTAAAATTGAAGACTTTATTGCTCACGATAGTTTAAAGATGTCTTATACAAAACAGCAGTTAGGTAATGAATTTTTTGTTAAAAGTCATGATATTTTATTTGAGCAGGGGTTAAGTGATGTTGAAATTAATATACACGACTGGGGTACAACCAAATGTTTTTTTTACATAGGTGAAAAGAGTTCCATTCCGTTTGATATTTTTTCAGCTTCCTTTTATTTACTATCGCGTTACGAAGAATATTTACCACATGTAAAAGATGAATATGGTAGGTTTACTGCTTCAGAAAGTATTGCTTATAAAAACAATTTTTTACATCAACCCGTAGTAGATATTTGGGCTTATAAGTTTAAAGCTGCTTTACAAAATCAATTTCCAGAATTTCAGTATCCTGAAAAATCATATCGTATAAAACCTATTATAGATGTGCCTAGTGCTTATACCTATAAATTAAAAGGAATCATGAGAACTTTGGGAGGTACTATAAAAGATTTATTTAGTTTTAGGTTTAAAAGTTTGTATTATAGATTTATGGTGATTCTTGGTTTTAAGCATGACCCATTTGATACTTTTAAATATGTAATTAACAGGCAAAAACAATCAAAATTCAAGTTTTTGTTTTTCTTCATGATTGGCGATTATTCTACTTATGATAAAGGGATAAATGCTAATAAAAAAGGGTTTGTATCACTTATAAAGCATGTAGCAGATTATAGTAAAGTAGGCTTAAAAACGTCGTTTTTCGCTATTGATGATGCGTCTATTTTGAAAAAGGAAAAAATTAGGATAGAAGAGATTATTAACAATCCGCTAAAAGCTTGCAGACAGTCGTTTTCTAAGCTTAATTTACCTGAGTCTTATAGAAACTATATAGAATTAGAAATTAGAGAAGACTATACTATGGGTTACGTAAATGAAATTGGTTTTAGGGCAGGGTCGTGCACGCCTTTTTTGTTTTACGATTTAGATTATGAAATACAAACACCTTTAAAAATTTGTCCTTATCATCTTATGGATTATGCCTTGTTAAAAACAAAATCGTTACTAGATAAAAAGAAAGTTTTAAATGAAGTTATTAATGAAGTAAAACAAGTTAATGGTGAGTTTGTTCCTGTATTTCATAATTATACGTTTAGCGATGACCAAAGATGGAGCGGTTTTAAAGAGTTGTTTAATATAATTTTAGATTCTGCAAATGATGAAGCTTAA
- a CDS encoding VOC family protein, with translation MKKIILLIIFIPFYSPISAQNNSDFSMNFNHVALSVKDLDESAKFYMNTLNLKEITNKTKKASRRWLSLGEGKELHLISDYNGNVIVNKAVHMALTTSNFDSFIKKLQAMQIKYYDWPGNQNIISIRADGIRQVFFQDPNGYWIEVNSVGEN, from the coding sequence ATGAAAAAAATAATTTTATTAATCATTTTCATTCCGTTTTACAGTCCTATAAGTGCACAAAACAATTCTGATTTTTCTATGAATTTTAATCATGTGGCACTTTCTGTAAAAGACCTTGATGAATCGGCTAAATTTTACATGAATACTTTAAACCTTAAAGAAATTACAAATAAAACCAAGAAAGCAAGTAGAAGATGGCTATCGTTAGGTGAGGGCAAAGAATTGCATTTAATTTCAGATTATAATGGTAATGTTATAGTAAATAAGGCTGTACATATGGCATTAACAACATCTAACTTTGACTCCTTTATAAAAAAACTTCAAGCAATGCAAATTAAGTATTATGATTGGCCAGGAAACCAAAACATAATAAGTATTCGAGCTGATGGAATAAGACAGGTGTTCTTTCAGGACCCAAATGGCTATTGGATTGAGGTTAATAGTGTGGGAGAAAACTAG